From one Fibrobacter sp. genomic stretch:
- a CDS encoding helix-turn-helix transcriptional regulator, whose amino-acid sequence MQNVNLDTLFELSEFFRIFGDTTRIRIIQLLMEHDVSVNDIADMLGLEQSVVSHQLRILRTANLVKPRREGRKMFYALDDEHIGEIFNTGLTHILHKKKGK is encoded by the coding sequence ATGCAGAACGTGAATCTGGATACCCTGTTCGAGCTTTCGGAATTCTTCCGCATTTTCGGTGATACGACGCGAATCCGCATTATCCAGCTCCTGATGGAACACGACGTTTCGGTGAATGATATTGCCGACATGCTCGGGCTCGAACAGTCAGTGGTGAGCCACCAGCTGAGAATTCTGCGCACGGCGAACCTCGTGAAGCCGCGCCGCGAGGGGCGCAAGATGTTCTACGCCCTCGATGATGAACACATCGGTGAAATTTTTAACACGGGCCTGACCCACATTCTCCACAAGAAGAAGGGGAAATAA